From one Peredibacter starrii genomic stretch:
- a CDS encoding HTTM domain-containing protein, producing the protein MFGFFLFLNGISLVEDFEAWFGIGDNSLVPLFDSFTFYGDARINIFKWLSPTELSAWFVLITYIVTSIGVMIGFKTRISTIICFVLMVSLQNRNYAILNSGDTIMRCLLFLMIFAPTQVKFSVDAYLREKSGEPYKPDILILPLRLMQLQFSLVYFATTLFKLKGYDWVDGTAVYYTSRLVNFQRIVLPFVFDFPSLVKFATWSALFIEFAMGTLVWVKELRIWVLLSGILLHLGIEVSMSIGFFEWVMIAGYILFLEPDEVRWFTTRFKRLLPEKMLVRN; encoded by the coding sequence ATGTTCGGATTTTTCCTCTTTTTAAATGGTATTAGTCTTGTTGAAGATTTCGAGGCATGGTTTGGTATCGGTGACAACTCGCTCGTTCCTCTTTTCGATTCTTTTACTTTTTACGGTGACGCTCGGATCAATATCTTCAAATGGCTTTCTCCGACCGAACTTTCGGCCTGGTTCGTTCTTATCACTTATATTGTGACTTCTATTGGAGTTATGATCGGATTTAAGACCCGAATCTCGACTATCATCTGTTTTGTTTTAATGGTGTCCCTGCAGAATAGGAATTACGCTATTTTAAATAGTGGTGACACGATAATGAGATGCCTGCTGTTTTTAATGATCTTTGCTCCTACACAGGTGAAGTTTTCAGTGGACGCTTATCTCAGGGAAAAATCTGGCGAGCCTTACAAACCAGATATCCTCATCTTGCCACTTCGATTAATGCAGTTACAGTTTTCTCTGGTTTACTTCGCGACCACGCTATTTAAGTTGAAAGGTTATGATTGGGTGGATGGTACAGCAGTTTACTACACCTCGAGGCTCGTGAATTTTCAAAGAATAGTCCTTCCATTTGTATTTGATTTTCCTTCTCTCGTTAAGTTTGCCACCTGGTCCGCACTTTTCATTGAATTTGCCATGGGAACTCTGGTTTGGGTCAAAGAATTAAGAATCTGGGTCCTTCTTTCTGGTATTCTTCTTCACCTGGGAATTGAAGTTTCGATGAGCATCGGGTTTTTTGAGTGGGTGATGATTGCCGGGTACATCCTCTTCCTGGAACCAGACGAGGTCAGATGGTTCACCACCAGGTTCAAACGATT